One window of the Zea mays cultivar B73 chromosome 3, Zm-B73-REFERENCE-NAM-5.0, whole genome shotgun sequence genome contains the following:
- the LOC100276166 gene encoding uncharacterized protein LOC100276166, with protein sequence MDDAANPTPPPSTSAASAAAAAAQHQQLQRQLFLMQQAQSHPQQLSQQAMSRFPSNIDAHLRPLGPLRFQQPQPQPQPSHSQGPSQSPSQATQQASPQQQQQQAAAAAAAAQAQAQAQAQAARVRSPEMEMALQDAMRVCNPDVKTPFQSIEDAVNRLLPYHVVADYEAEEDDRILDSDTTGQIPSRLQQWDHNILVKIAEFTTTFDKQVLAYNIMTKKRAIGEFRSEERLMLEQALLQEEKQAMLGLRAEMESREKAGREAAEVKMRLAMEHARAEAQAHSEMMNHGPIRASAVASQGEDGPSHDMVQEHGEDGWGNSQRDDEDPSEDFLNDENEPENGNSDGQEDWRRSGEFDLNSR encoded by the exons ATGGACGACGCCGCGAATCCCACCCCTCCACCATCCACCTCCGCCGCATCCgcggcggccgcggcggcgcAACACCAGCAGCTCCAGCGCCAACTCTTCCTAATGCAGCAGGCGCAGTCCCATCCGCAGCAGCTGTCGCAGCAGGCCATGTCCCGCTTCCCCTCCAACATCGACGCTCACCTCCGCCCTCTAGGGCCGCTTCGCTTCCAACAGCCCCAGCCCCAGCCCCAGCCGTCCCACTCCCAGGGTCCATCTCAGTCGCCGTCGCAGGCCACGCAGCAGGCgtcaccccagcagcagcagcagcaggcggcggcggcggcggcagcggcgcaGGCACAAGCACAGGCCCAGGCCCAGGCGGCACGGGTACGAAGCCCCGAGATGGAGATGGCGCTGCAGGACGCCATGCGGGTCTGCAATCCGGACGTCAAGACGCCCTTCCAGTCCATCGAGGACGCTGTCAACAG GTTATTACCTTACCATGTTGTTGCCGACTATGAGGCTGAAGAAGATGACAGGATCCTTGATAGCGACACAACAGGCCAGATCCCTTCTCGCCTGCAGCAATGGGACCATAATATTCTGGTGAAGATTGCTGAGTTCACGACAACTTTTGACAAGCAAGTATTGGCATATAACATAATGACCAAGAAAAGGGCCATCGGTGAGTTCAGGTCGGAGGAGCGGCTCATGCTGGAGCAAGCCTTATTGCAGGAGGAAAAGCAAGCTATGCTGGGACTGAGGGCAGAGATGGAGTCGAGAGAGAAAGCTGGTCGCGAGGCTGCCGAAGTGAAGATGCGTTTGGCAATGGAGCATGCTCGTGCTGAGGCACAAGCTCACTCTGAGATGATGAATCATGGTCCTATAAGGGCCAGTGCTGTTGCTTCGCAAGGGGAGGATGGTCCGAGTCATGACATGGTGCAAGAACATGGCGAAGATGGGTGGGGAAATTCTCAGAGGGATGATGAAGATCCATCGGAGGATTTCCTCAACGATGAGAACGAACCTGAGAATGGGAACTCAGATGGGCAGGAGGACTGGCGCAGATCTGGGGAGTTTGATCTCAACTCTAGGTAA